One Gemmatimonadota bacterium DNA window includes the following coding sequences:
- a CDS encoding peptide ABC transporter substrate-binding protein: MHHRLQHEIQPVVQGTRQLFRLDQSAARLRKAARMRPVPLLSLLGAAVALYSLSVLALQDGDESERRGTERYVNSFGVTLPADAAPPEHQVLTQFAPDNRYLDRGTSTYKQAWGVGLVAEPLARVDRNFNLHPAGATSWKLSEDGLTWTYDIRKGMIFADGHPLTAYDYEATFRRWANPDTGFEFEWYFRAIRNWTDIVGRRLPLDSLGVKAHDAYTVSFTTDRPAPYLPLLLAKSWVSPTHLFDKYGPEWATRPETHFGSGPYRLVEWIKGDRIVLGINHNYRGPIEPMLERVVARLFNLAVPPQFLSAYEAGEVDYVPLTNQAEINRIKADPVLSKQLNAYTDFATYYLMLDTYNPPFDDIRVRKAFAHAIDVDAIMKSAMRDVGVPASSMLPPGFPGSNSEELAPFQRFDPVLARQYLAEAGYPGGRGFPEVNIWLRAEAANIRIAAEAVQAMLNQHLGLDVGVRNVERKVYADAMSARELTLGMVPYQYDFIDAGNLLTIWMSNGRHAWHNDRFEQLVLQANELVGDPERRMAMYRDAERILVDEAGGIFLWYIRINQMWKPFIRGDALEPNKWGYRAWRGELMSNLQTELYITKDVLKDPTKNQPEPFRFWQWLTGDD; encoded by the coding sequence ATGCACCATCGACTCCAGCACGAAATCCAACCTGTCGTACAGGGGACACGCCAGTTGTTCCGACTCGATCAGTCCGCGGCCAGACTGCGAAAGGCAGCGCGAATGCGTCCGGTGCCCCTGCTGTCCTTGCTCGGGGCGGCCGTCGCACTGTACAGTCTTTCCGTGCTCGCGTTACAGGATGGCGATGAATCGGAGCGCAGAGGGACGGAGCGGTACGTAAATTCCTTCGGCGTTACGCTTCCAGCCGATGCCGCGCCGCCGGAACACCAGGTCCTCACCCAGTTTGCGCCCGACAACCGGTATCTCGACCGGGGCACGTCCACCTACAAGCAGGCATGGGGCGTGGGTCTGGTCGCCGAACCGCTCGCCCGCGTGGACCGCAACTTCAACCTGCACCCTGCCGGCGCCACCTCCTGGAAACTTTCGGAAGACGGACTGACCTGGACGTACGATATCCGCAAGGGGATGATCTTCGCCGACGGCCATCCGCTCACGGCCTACGACTACGAGGCCACCTTCCGCCGCTGGGCGAATCCCGATACGGGGTTCGAATTCGAATGGTACTTCCGGGCTATAAGGAACTGGACCGACATCGTGGGGCGACGCCTTCCGCTCGACTCCCTCGGAGTAAAGGCTCACGATGCCTACACTGTGTCTTTCACCACGGATCGCCCCGCGCCCTACTTGCCGCTCCTGCTGGCCAAGAGCTGGGTGTCCCCGACCCACCTGTTCGATAAGTACGGGCCCGAATGGGCGACTCGTCCCGAAACCCATTTCGGAAGCGGACCCTACCGCCTGGTCGAGTGGATCAAGGGCGACCGCATCGTGCTGGGCATCAACCACAACTACCGTGGACCGATAGAACCCATGCTGGAGCGCGTCGTAGCCCGGCTGTTCAACCTTGCCGTACCGCCCCAGTTCCTCTCGGCCTACGAAGCGGGCGAGGTGGACTATGTTCCCCTGACCAACCAGGCCGAGATCAACCGGATCAAGGCGGATCCTGTCTTGAGCAAACAACTCAATGCCTACACGGATTTCGCCACGTACTACCTGATGCTGGACACCTATAATCCGCCCTTCGACGACATCCGCGTGCGCAAGGCCTTCGCCCATGCCATCGATGTCGACGCCATCATGAAGTCGGCCATGCGGGACGTGGGCGTTCCGGCCTCTTCCATGCTGCCCCCCGGATTTCCGGGTTCAAACTCGGAGGAACTGGCCCCCTTTCAACGGTTCGATCCCGTACTCGCCCGCCAGTACCTTGCCGAGGCCGGCTACCCCGGTGGACGCGGTTTTCCAGAGGTGAACATCTGGCTGCGCGCGGAGGCCGCCAACATCCGGATCGCCGCGGAGGCGGTGCAGGCCATGCTGAATCAGCATCTGGGGCTGGATGTGGGCGTGCGCAACGTGGAGCGCAAAGTCTACGCGGATGCCATGAGCGCCCGGGAACTGACCCTGGGGATGGTACCGTACCAGTACGACTTTATCGACGCGGGCAACCTGCTGACCATCTGGATGTCCAATGGCCGGCACGCGTGGCACAACGATCGATTCGAGCAACTCGTGCTACAGGCCAATGAACTGGTTGGGGATCCTGAACGGCGTATGGCCATGTACCGTGACGCCGAGCGGATCCTGGTCGATGAAGCCGGGGGTATCTTCCTCTGGTACATCCGGATCAACCAGATGTGGAAGCCCTTCATTCGGGGAGATGCCCTGGAACCCAACAAGTGGGGCTACCGGGCCTGGCGGGGTGAGCTCATGTCCAATCTCCAGACCGAGCTCTACATCACGAAGGACGTATTGAAGGATCCCACGAAGAACCAGCCGGAGCCCTTCCGGTTCTGGCAGTGGCTGACCGGCGACGACTGA